From the Desulfosarcina sp. BuS5 genome, one window contains:
- the epsC gene encoding serine O-acetyltransferase EpsC yields MNDHTTEKKMRCKTDIYDASIYRKQLPSIAETIIATCEDKACYTYIDYDPIPPNNSVVEIINRFKEILFPGYFNVGKLDPSNLKYRIGQSVSVLFDILAEQITNSIRRDCLRYDKDCSDCNERGQSISLEIFKATPALRRILATDVRAAYEGDPAAKSHDEIIFSYPGIFAITVYRIANMLFKYDVPLFPRIMTEYAHSITGIDIHPGADIGERFVIDHGTGIVIGETAAIGTNVRIYQGVTLGAHSLPADAGNRYRGRKRHPTIEDDVIIYSGATILGGSTTIGARSVIGGNVWITKSVPKDTKVILEEPKLIYKS; encoded by the coding sequence ATGAATGATCATACTACAGAAAAGAAAATGCGATGCAAGACAGATATATATGATGCTTCAATATATAGAAAACAGCTACCGTCAATTGCTGAAACCATTATAGCAACCTGTGAAGATAAAGCCTGCTATACCTACATTGACTATGATCCCATTCCTCCAAACAACTCTGTTGTTGAGATTATAAACAGATTTAAGGAAATTCTTTTCCCGGGATATTTTAACGTGGGAAAACTTGACCCCTCAAATCTTAAGTATAGAATCGGGCAATCTGTTTCAGTACTTTTTGATATTCTTGCTGAACAGATCACAAACAGTATCAGGCGCGACTGTTTAAGATATGATAAAGATTGTTCCGACTGTAATGAAAGGGGGCAGAGTATCAGCCTTGAGATTTTTAAAGCTACACCGGCTTTGCGAAGAATTCTTGCAACAGATGTCCGCGCAGCATATGAAGGTGATCCGGCTGCAAAAAGCCATGATGAAATCATATTCAGTTATCCGGGGATTTTTGCCATTACGGTTTACAGGATTGCCAATATGCTTTTTAAATATGATGTTCCTCTCTTCCCTAGAATTATGACCGAATATGCTCACAGCATCACAGGAATTGATATTCACCCCGGGGCTGATATAGGAGAAAGATTTGTCATAGACCACGGCACCGGCATTGTCATCGGTGAAACTGCGGCAATAGGAACAAATGTGCGCATCTATCAGGGCGTAACCCTTGGAGCGCATTCGCTTCCAGCAGATGCAGGGAACAGGTATCGAGGAAGAAAGCGCCATCCGACCATAGAAGACGATGTCATTATTTATTCAGGAGCCACAATTCTTGGAGGTTCAACCACTATAGGAGCCAGGTCTGTCATAGGAGGTAATGTCTGGATTACAAAATCGGTTCCCAAGGATACAAAAGTGATTCTCGAGGAACCGAAGCTGATATATAAATCCTGA
- a CDS encoding transposase yields the protein MPRIARIVAPGMPHHITQRGNRRLETFFSDKDYIAYIDLMKEWCDAHGVEIWSYCLMPNHVHLIAVPETKESLMLAIGEAHRRYSRMINFREGWKGHL from the coding sequence ATGCCAAGAATAGCAAGAATAGTGGCACCGGGGATGCCACATCATATCACTCAAAGAGGGAACAGACGGTTAGAAACCTTTTTTTCTGATAAGGACTATATTGCCTATATCGATTTGATGAAGGAATGGTGCGATGCCCATGGAGTAGAAATATGGTCCTACTGCCTGATGCCTAATCACGTCCATTTAATTGCTGTCCCTGAAACCAAAGAATCGTTAATGCTTGCAATTGGAGAGGCCCATAGGCGGTATTCGCGAATGATCAATTTTCGTGAAGGCTGGAAGGGACATTTGTAG
- a CDS encoding AAA-like domain-containing protein, translating to MNYKKPKRYFEKSGVVDPRASYYVPLENVTNMDNQDIKTMVDLGRYFSIFAPRQSGKTTFFEDFCDELEKDTTYVAILLSFQDYKNINPKRFYQLIQKDIYEQLLNRLDHVNCSKLDAVKAYLNSHNISDHTCFRELFEELNCMVKLKKIVIFIDEFDGIPIGELENFLTTLRKLYQRYKKQIDKALYSVGLVGIRNITKLIVGGVSPFNIADQVKLPPFTLKNVRDLYNQYTEETNQPFTEEAVKKVFDETAGQPWLVNRIATILTINIKPETTNPITAQDVEKGIRLLLKERNSHFDNLLEKAKLYKETFVRITFNGVDYNPDDKDQSWLEQYGLINEKNDKAVVANAIYKKRFLKAFFQESGATADTSLNAYFTSDGFLNMEAILSDFEEYIIQIGVNAFYKSQKPYEKTGQFLLTAWLYQFVEGKKGELRYEVPSGLGRMDILLIYHGHKYIIETKINRSNLDKTVEKAIDQLCSKYLLTERANEGYAVIFDLKTMVGELCTPQKRLVEGKEILIFNIGIGNGGHYK from the coding sequence ATGAATTATAAAAAACCGAAACGGTACTTTGAAAAGTCAGGTGTGGTTGATCCACGTGCATCCTATTATGTTCCACTGGAGAACGTTACCAATATGGATAATCAGGATATTAAAACCATGGTTGACCTGGGAAGGTACTTTTCCATATTTGCTCCCAGACAGAGCGGCAAGACCACATTTTTTGAGGATTTTTGCGATGAACTTGAAAAAGATACTACCTATGTGGCCATCCTTCTTAGTTTCCAGGATTACAAAAACATCAATCCAAAAAGATTTTATCAATTGATTCAAAAAGATATATATGAGCAACTGCTAAACAGGCTGGATCATGTGAATTGCTCTAAGCTTGATGCTGTGAAGGCATACCTGAATTCGCATAATATTTCCGACCATACCTGCTTTCGCGAATTATTTGAAGAGCTGAACTGCATGGTAAAATTGAAAAAAATAGTTATTTTTATAGACGAGTTTGACGGCATCCCCATAGGCGAATTGGAAAATTTTCTGACCACCCTAAGGAAACTTTATCAAAGATACAAAAAGCAGATCGACAAAGCTCTTTACTCCGTAGGACTAGTGGGCATACGCAATATCACCAAGTTGATTGTAGGGGGTGTTTCGCCTTTTAACATTGCCGATCAGGTAAAACTTCCACCCTTCACCCTAAAAAATGTCCGTGACCTTTATAACCAATACACGGAAGAAACAAACCAGCCATTTACTGAAGAAGCAGTAAAAAAAGTATTTGATGAGACAGCCGGCCAGCCATGGCTGGTGAACCGCATAGCCACTATTCTGACGATTAATATAAAACCCGAAACCACGAATCCGATCACCGCACAAGATGTAGAAAAGGGAATAAGACTTCTTCTTAAGGAAAGAAACAGCCACTTTGACAATCTTCTTGAAAAAGCAAAATTGTACAAAGAAACCTTTGTCAGGATTACATTCAACGGGGTGGACTATAATCCCGATGATAAAGATCAATCCTGGCTTGAACAATACGGTTTGATCAATGAAAAAAATGATAAGGCTGTTGTGGCCAACGCAATATATAAGAAACGATTCTTAAAGGCTTTTTTTCAGGAATCCGGGGCAACCGCAGATACTTCACTTAATGCCTATTTTACTTCTGATGGTTTTTTAAATATGGAAGCCATTCTTTCTGATTTTGAGGAATACATCATCCAGATCGGCGTAAACGCTTTTTACAAAAGCCAAAAGCCATATGAGAAAACAGGACAGTTTCTGCTCACCGCCTGGTTATATCAGTTTGTAGAGGGCAAAAAAGGAGAGCTTCGTTACGAGGTGCCAAGCGGACTGGGAAGAATGGATATTCTTTTGATCTACCATGGTCATAAATACATTATCGAAACCAAGATAAATCGTTCAAACCTTGATAAGACTGTTGAAAAAGCGATTGATCAGCTTTGCAGTAAATATCTTTTAACCGAACGAGCCAATGAGGGATATGCGGTAATTTTTGATCTTAAGACGATGGTGGGTGAGTTATGCACGCCGCAAAAACGCCTGGTAGAGGGAAAAGAGATATTGATTTTTAACATCGGGATAGGAAATGGGGGACATTATAAGTAA
- a CDS encoding ATP-binding protein: MLENTADIIKQISLGEDSVLELKTVKFSGDKITGPHRNSMADELAAMANTHTGVVLLGVDDKSKTIHGIPQNKLDIVETWLRSICNDLVEPPLDCVIRKMPITAKDGSEKVIIRVDIPRSLFVHQSPGGYFRRIGSSKRQMKPDVLARLFQQRSQTRLIRFDEQTVPNAKLDDLDPKLWKRFRTVISPTDDQEFLEKMKLISGDEENILCPTVSGVLMASDAPESFMSSAFIQAVCYRGTERNASYQLDAKDITGPLDVQIKEACKFIERNMRIYAIKAPNRIETPQFSMNAVFEAVVNAVVHRDYSIYGSKIRLHLFADRLEIFSPGSISNTMTVGSLSERQSSRNELLSSLLARCPMNVNAMGSQRSFIMDKRGEGVPIIITESAKLSGRRPEYLLLDDAELKLTIFAAKQPHGEN; the protein is encoded by the coding sequence ATGCTTGAAAATACGGCAGATATCATAAAACAAATCTCCCTCGGTGAAGATTCCGTTCTCGAACTGAAAACCGTTAAATTCAGTGGAGATAAGATCACCGGTCCGCACCGAAACAGCATGGCAGATGAACTCGCGGCCATGGCCAATACTCATACAGGTGTCGTCCTGCTGGGTGTGGATGATAAATCAAAGACCATACATGGCATACCACAGAACAAGCTGGATATCGTTGAAACATGGTTGCGGAGTATTTGTAATGATCTGGTTGAGCCGCCATTGGATTGTGTAATTCGCAAGATGCCAATCACGGCGAAAGATGGCAGTGAAAAGGTGATTATTCGCGTCGATATCCCCAGAAGCCTTTTTGTGCATCAAAGTCCGGGTGGCTATTTCAGACGGATCGGCAGTTCAAAACGTCAGATGAAGCCGGATGTGTTGGCGCGTTTGTTTCAACAACGCAGCCAGACCCGGTTGATTCGATTCGACGAGCAGACGGTACCAAATGCAAAACTTGATGACTTGGACCCTAAACTATGGAAACGGTTTAGAACGGTTATTTCCCCAACAGATGATCAAGAGTTTTTGGAAAAAATGAAACTGATTTCCGGGGATGAGGAGAATATTCTTTGCCCTACGGTAAGCGGCGTATTGATGGCAAGTGATGCTCCAGAATCGTTTATGTCGAGCGCTTTTATACAGGCTGTCTGCTATCGCGGCACCGAGCGGAACGCGTCCTATCAACTGGATGCCAAAGATATTACCGGACCTTTAGATGTTCAGATTAAAGAAGCTTGCAAATTTATTGAACGTAACATGCGAATTTATGCCATCAAAGCGCCGAATCGAATCGAAACTCCTCAATTTTCCATGAACGCCGTATTTGAAGCGGTCGTGAACGCTGTGGTTCATCGGGACTACTCCATTTACGGGTCAAAAATCAGGCTGCATCTTTTTGCAGACAGGCTGGAAATTTTCTCGCCGGGAAGCATTTCCAATACAATGACCGTGGGCAGCCTTTCAGAACGGCAATCATCGCGCAACGAATTGCTCAGCTCTCTCCTGGCCCGCTGCCCAATGAATGTTAATGCCATGGGCAGCCAGCGCAGTTTTATTATGGATAAACGCGGCGAAGGAGTACCGATTATCATCACTGAAAGTGCAAAGCTTTCCGGACGCAGGCCGGAATATCTTCTTTTGGATGATGCGGAACTTAAATTAACCATCTTTGCCGCAAAGCAACCCCATGGAGAGAATTGA
- the cysK gene encoding cysteine synthase A, which produces MKIFSNLAGTIGSTPLVQLNKEEKGFNNNILLKLEYFNPLGSVKDRIAASMIDAAEKEGLLDQETLIVEPTSGNTGIALAFICAERGYRLCLTMPDTMSIERRKLLKHLGAELVLTPGKDGMKGAIEKANNIIASEDKGFMPNQFTNPANPKIHMKTTAEEIWNDTNGKVDMIISGVGTGGTITGIGQVIKSRKPDFKVIAVEPADSPVLSGGKPGSHKIQGIGAGFIPEILDLSVIDEVVTVTNDNAFDTSRMLAKTRGILCGISSGAAVWAALSVVGRREITGKQIVVILPSTGERYLSTDLFLN; this is translated from the coding sequence ATGAAAATCTTTTCAAATCTCGCAGGCACCATCGGTTCAACACCATTGGTACAGCTCAATAAGGAAGAAAAAGGCTTTAATAATAATATCCTTCTCAAGCTGGAATACTTTAATCCCCTGGGGAGTGTAAAAGACAGGATAGCTGCTTCCATGATCGATGCGGCAGAAAAAGAAGGACTGCTGGATCAGGAAACGCTTATTGTTGAGCCCACAAGCGGAAATACCGGCATTGCCCTGGCATTTATATGTGCGGAACGGGGTTATCGCCTTTGCCTTACAATGCCTGACACCATGAGCATTGAGAGACGAAAGCTTTTGAAACATCTCGGTGCCGAACTCGTTCTTACACCGGGTAAAGACGGTATGAAAGGCGCTATTGAAAAAGCAAATAATATTATTGCTTCTGAAGATAAGGGGTTCATGCCGAATCAATTTACAAATCCCGCAAATCCCAAGATTCACATGAAAACCACCGCGGAAGAAATATGGAATGATACAAACGGCAAGGTCGATATGATTATTTCAGGTGTGGGTACCGGCGGTACTATTACTGGAATAGGGCAGGTGATAAAGTCACGTAAGCCTGATTTCAAAGTTATTGCTGTGGAGCCGGCGGATTCTCCTGTTTTATCCGGGGGAAAGCCGGGCTCACATAAAATACAGGGTATCGGTGCAGGCTTTATTCCTGAAATACTTGATCTATCTGTTATCGACGAAGTAGTCACTGTGACCAATGATAACGCGTTTGATACCTCGAGAATGCTTGCAAAAACAAGAGGTATTTTATGCGGGATATCATCCGGAGCTGCAGTTTGGGCTGCACTTAGCGTTGTTGGACGCAGGGAAATCACCGGAAAACAGATTGTCGTCATTCTTCCGAGTACAGGAGAAAGATATTTAAGCACCGATCTTTTTCTGAATTAG
- a CDS encoding helix-turn-helix domain-containing protein, whose product MSQVNHELQLANDFVQYTGSNIFLTGKAGTGKTTFLYNLHKNTAKRMVITAPTGVAAINAGGVTLHSFFQLPFGPFVPGSEAYESNKQRQFRFSKEKKRIIQSLDLLVIDEISMVRADLLDAVDAVLRRHRRNNQPFGGVQLLLIGDLHQLSPVARQNEWDILNQHYDSVYFFSSKALALTEFLTIELKHIYRQSDANFIKLLNRVRDNRLDESSIADFNKRYIQDFKPGEDQGYITLSTHNRSAESINRTKLKALTKKEHRFKAEISGDFSEHIHPTLSTLLLKEGAQVMFVRNDPSAEKLYYNGKIGKISTISSKNISVICPDDKQEIVVEPVEWQNIKYTVNEKNKEIEENIIGTFKQYPLKLAWAITIHKSQGLTFEKAIIDAKAAFTHGQIYVALSRCKTIEGMVLSSPISSRGIKTDEAIMSFDEKNQQNPPSESRLQAAKISYQQQLLLDCFDFSRLRNLLNYLARLLLGNARVVQVSGVEDIRQLEQKAAKDIFITSENFKRQLRTIFADGGLPESDAVILERIRKASVWFQKKFAEIFEESVQKLHVETDNTELRKKIGDALGKLKKEVAVKVAGVECCEKGFSPSSFLRAVSGAEIDFTPEKEKKHTTPAYTESDIAHPELFQTLKDWRFRKAREEEVALFQVLHQRVLILIVVCLPDNTADLRKINGVGKKTIQKYGEELVKLVSAYRKKHGIKEVVLPDIKTLSGENTTTNKEASPSDTKQTSLDMFNKGLTVDRIAQERGLVQSTIEGHLAFFVEKGKLDINKLLSPEKQQAIEKELAVDHNNSLKEVKNALGDDYSYGEIRMMLAYRKHLESE is encoded by the coding sequence ATGTCCCAAGTAAACCATGAACTGCAACTCGCCAACGACTTTGTCCAGTACACAGGCTCCAATATTTTTCTGACAGGTAAAGCCGGCACCGGCAAAACAACCTTTCTATATAATCTGCATAAGAACACGGCTAAGCGGATGGTTATCACCGCTCCAACCGGTGTTGCGGCGATCAACGCCGGCGGGGTAACACTCCATTCTTTTTTTCAGTTGCCCTTTGGCCCGTTTGTGCCTGGCAGCGAGGCATATGAGAGTAATAAGCAGCGCCAGTTCAGATTCAGCAAAGAAAAAAAGAGGATTATACAAAGCCTTGATTTGCTTGTGATTGACGAAATAAGTATGGTACGGGCCGATTTACTCGACGCGGTGGATGCTGTGCTGCGTCGTCATCGCCGTAATAACCAGCCATTCGGCGGGGTGCAGCTTCTTCTGATAGGTGATCTGCATCAGCTTTCTCCGGTGGCAAGGCAAAATGAATGGGATATTTTAAATCAACATTATGACTCGGTTTATTTCTTCAGCAGCAAAGCGCTTGCTCTTACTGAATTTCTTACTATTGAACTGAAGCATATTTATCGCCAGTCAGACGCCAATTTTATCAAGCTCCTGAATCGGGTACGTGACAACCGGCTTGATGAATCATCCATAGCGGATTTTAATAAGCGTTACATTCAGGATTTTAAACCGGGCGAAGATCAGGGCTATATTACCCTGAGCACCCACAACCGTAGCGCAGAATCCATCAATCGTACCAAACTTAAGGCCCTGACCAAAAAAGAACACCGTTTCAAAGCGGAAATTTCCGGAGATTTTTCTGAACATATACACCCGACCTTATCCACTCTTCTGCTTAAAGAGGGGGCGCAGGTGATGTTTGTGCGGAATGATCCCTCTGCTGAAAAACTCTATTATAATGGTAAAATCGGTAAAATAAGCACAATTTCGAGCAAAAACATCAGCGTTATCTGCCCCGACGACAAGCAGGAAATCGTGGTTGAACCGGTCGAGTGGCAAAATATCAAATATACAGTGAACGAAAAAAACAAGGAGATTGAAGAGAATATAATCGGCACATTCAAGCAATACCCACTGAAACTTGCATGGGCAATCACCATCCACAAGAGTCAGGGGCTGACTTTTGAAAAGGCCATTATTGATGCCAAAGCAGCCTTTACCCATGGTCAGATTTACGTGGCCTTGAGCCGTTGTAAAACTATCGAGGGCATGGTGCTGAGCTCTCCCATCTCATCCAGGGGAATAAAAACAGACGAAGCAATAATGAGCTTTGACGAAAAAAATCAGCAAAACCCTCCCTCGGAAAGCCGGCTTCAGGCAGCTAAAATCAGCTACCAGCAGCAGCTATTGCTTGATTGTTTTGATTTTTCACGATTGCGTAACCTTCTCAATTATCTTGCCCGGCTTTTGCTGGGTAACGCCAGAGTAGTTCAGGTATCAGGAGTTGAAGATATTCGCCAACTGGAACAAAAGGCTGCCAAAGATATTTTTATTACCAGTGAAAATTTTAAGCGGCAATTACGCACAATTTTTGCGGATGGAGGCCTGCCCGAGTCAGATGCAGTTATTTTGGAACGGATCCGCAAGGCGTCCGTATGGTTTCAGAAAAAGTTTGCCGAAATTTTTGAGGAGTCAGTGCAAAAATTGCATGTCGAAACAGACAATACCGAACTCCGCAAAAAAATTGGGGATGCTTTGGGCAAACTTAAAAAAGAAGTTGCCGTAAAGGTAGCTGGAGTAGAATGCTGTGAAAAAGGATTTTCACCGTCCAGTTTCCTGCGCGCTGTTTCAGGCGCTGAAATTGACTTTACCCCTGAAAAAGAAAAAAAACATACCACCCCGGCCTACACCGAATCGGACATTGCCCATCCAGAGCTGTTCCAGACCCTGAAGGACTGGCGTTTCCGCAAGGCCAGGGAGGAAGAAGTTGCCCTTTTTCAGGTTTTACATCAACGGGTATTGATCCTGATTGTGGTATGTCTGCCCGACAATACTGCTGATTTAAGAAAAATAAATGGGGTCGGCAAAAAAACTATTCAGAAATACGGCGAAGAACTTGTGAAACTGGTTTCAGCCTATCGCAAAAAACACGGGATAAAGGAAGTCGTACTGCCGGATATTAAAACACTTTCGGGAGAAAATACCACTACAAACAAAGAGGCTTCGCCTTCCGACACGAAACAGACAAGCCTTGATATGTTCAATAAAGGATTAACTGTTGACCGGATTGCACAAGAAAGAGGCCTGGTACAATCTACAATTGAAGGGCATCTGGCTTTTTTTGTAGAAAAAGGCAAATTGGATATCAACAAGCTCCTTTCACCTGAAAAACAACAGGCCATTGAAAAGGAACTTGCGGTAGATCACAATAATTCCCTCAAAGAAGTAAAAAATGCCCTGGGAGATGACTATTCTTATGGAGAAATCAGAATGATGCTGGCCTACCGGAAACACCTGGAATCTGAATAG
- the ltrA gene encoding group II intron reverse transcriptase/maturase — MGDTQMSQTISTKSREIARTVACNSRPIEWGQPPVLTGGSSLIKIELLAQSNPELVFTSVVHRIDFDLLKQSFRKIRKSKSAGVDKVTAKEYAENLDQNLYNLYERLRRGQYVASPVKRIWIDKEGGKKRPIGIPVLEDKIVQKAAAAILNVIFDRNFYNFSHAFRKGRSQHMAIKDLREQCLKQNISWIVSADITGLFDNINHELLKDMIRRRVSDGGMIRLIGKWLNAGVMEEGNLTYSETGTPQGGVISPVLSNIFLHYVLDDWYVKEVIPRMKGRCSIIRWADDFILGFEYEKDALRVMDVLPRRFEQFELSLHPEKTKLIRFSKRISGKGNGTFDFLGFTFYWSKSLKGYMVIKKKTARKRSSRFMKRIWIWCKDNRHKPMAEQYEILCSKLRGFYQYFGVISNYKVLEVVFEYTEKAWRRWLSRRSHKGEVMFEDLRTTYPLPLPRIVHNI, encoded by the coding sequence ATGGGAGATACACAGATGTCACAAACCATATCAACAAAAAGCCGAGAAATTGCAAGAACGGTCGCTTGCAATTCCAGACCGATAGAATGGGGACAACCACCGGTGTTAACAGGTGGGTCATCCCTTATCAAAATCGAGCTGCTTGCTCAAAGTAATCCTGAACTGGTATTTACATCAGTAGTCCATCGGATAGACTTTGATTTACTGAAACAATCCTTTCGTAAAATTCGGAAAAGCAAATCTGCAGGAGTGGACAAGGTTACGGCAAAGGAGTATGCCGAAAATCTTGATCAAAACCTCTATAATCTGTATGAACGACTGCGGAGAGGACAGTACGTTGCGTCTCCTGTAAAGCGTATCTGGATAGACAAGGAAGGAGGGAAAAAGCGTCCAATTGGCATACCTGTACTTGAGGATAAAATTGTCCAGAAAGCAGCAGCAGCCATATTGAATGTCATATTTGACAGGAATTTTTACAATTTTTCCCATGCATTCAGAAAAGGTCGGAGCCAACACATGGCAATCAAAGATTTACGTGAGCAATGCTTGAAGCAGAATATCAGCTGGATAGTAAGCGCAGATATTACAGGACTATTTGACAATATTAATCACGAGTTACTTAAAGACATGATACGTCGGAGAGTAAGTGACGGCGGAATGATTCGCCTGATAGGGAAGTGGTTGAATGCAGGCGTAATGGAGGAAGGCAACCTGACGTACTCTGAAACGGGCACTCCACAGGGAGGAGTAATTTCCCCTGTGCTCAGTAATATCTTTCTTCATTATGTTTTAGATGACTGGTACGTGAAAGAAGTGATCCCCCGGATGAAAGGGAGATGCTCCATCATACGCTGGGCGGATGATTTCATCCTCGGGTTCGAGTATGAAAAAGACGCATTGCGTGTCATGGATGTATTACCCAGGCGGTTCGAACAGTTCGAGCTGTCACTTCACCCGGAAAAGACAAAACTGATTCGATTTTCCAAACGCATTAGCGGAAAGGGAAACGGGACGTTTGATTTTTTAGGGTTTACATTTTACTGGTCAAAATCATTAAAAGGGTACATGGTAATAAAGAAAAAGACGGCAAGAAAGCGTTCAAGCCGTTTTATGAAGAGAATATGGATATGGTGCAAGGATAACCGTCATAAGCCAATGGCCGAGCAGTATGAGATTCTTTGCAGTAAACTGCGAGGTTTTTACCAGTACTTTGGAGTAATAAGTAACTACAAAGTGCTGGAAGTTGTGTTTGAATATACTGAGAAAGCATGGCGTCGATGGTTAAGCCGAAGAAGTCACAAGGGCGAAGTAATGTTCGAGGACTTGCGCACAACATACCCACTGCCATTACCCAGAATAGTCCATAATATTTGA
- a CDS encoding DUF4338 domain-containing protein, whose amino-acid sequence MESVITYRRRSVTRQNIATVRRIIESHPDKSRRFISQEVCREWNWRQSNGVLKDMICRSLLLLLESKGFIKLPARKCTPPNPLAKRKKTSWVIVDKTPVHCSVEDLFPIKLDQVRRTSFEKIFNGLVSEYHYLGYTQPVGEHLKYIAFSHNRPIACLAWGSAPWYIGARDRFIGWSKKIRENNLHLIANNLRFLILPWVQVPCLASYLLALNRHRLLQDWKTLYHHPVYLLETFVDTERYRGTCYKADNWICVGQTTGQGKLSKSKQPLLSKKAVYVYPLTKNFRRELCHDA is encoded by the coding sequence ATGGAATCAGTCATAACATATCGGAGGCGATCAGTCACCAGGCAAAATATAGCGACCGTCAGGCGGATTATTGAATCACATCCTGACAAAAGCAGACGCTTCATTTCTCAAGAAGTCTGCAGGGAATGGAACTGGAGACAGTCTAATGGTGTTCTTAAAGATATGATCTGCCGAAGCCTGCTGCTTCTTTTGGAATCAAAGGGTTTTATTAAACTGCCTGCCCGAAAATGTACCCCTCCCAACCCTCTTGCAAAGCGAAAAAAAACATCCTGGGTAATAGTCGATAAAACTCCTGTTCATTGTTCTGTCGAAGACCTGTTTCCTATAAAACTTGACCAGGTTCGCAGAACTTCTTTTGAGAAGATATTCAATGGTCTTGTAAGTGAGTACCATTATCTTGGTTATACTCAACCAGTTGGGGAGCATCTCAAATATATTGCATTTTCTCATAATCGCCCTATTGCGTGTTTGGCATGGGGGTCAGCGCCATGGTATATTGGAGCACGAGATCGTTTCATTGGCTGGAGCAAAAAGATTAGAGAGAACAATCTTCATCTAATCGCCAACAATCTCCGTTTTTTGATCCTGCCATGGGTTCAAGTCCCTTGTTTGGCATCATATTTATTGGCATTGAACCGTCATCGCTTGTTACAAGATTGGAAAACTTTATATCATCATCCGGTTTATCTGCTTGAAACCTTTGTTGACACAGAGCGCTACCGCGGTACCTGTTATAAAGCGGATAATTGGATCTGTGTGGGGCAGACAACCGGTCAGGGCAAGCTCAGCAAATCAAAGCAACCACTACTTTCCAAAAAGGCTGTTTATGTTTATCCCTTGACTAAAAACTTTCGCAGGGAGTTATGTCATGACGCATGA